The proteins below are encoded in one region of Sporosarcina sp. FSL K6-1508:
- the tnpC gene encoding IS66 family transposase, with protein sequence MPFIMEKSVAVISSTIEELAAKNMELEKQNEALQAKLNWLEEQFRLSQQRKFGASSEKTNPDQLALSLFNEAEVTADEKVEEPTLESITYRRKKRTGQIEAMLENLPTETIHYRLSEEEQACLCCGEQVHEMSTEVRRELKVIPAQVKVVEHVRHVYSCRNCEREGTETPIVTAKMPAPMYPGSLASPSAMAYIMNQKYVEGMPLYRQEKQLERLGVPLSRQTLANWMMYGATHWLIHLYEHIRTYLLMQDVIHADETTLQVLAEPGRPATSKSYMWLYRTGRDASAAVLYDYQQTRAAKHPKAFLSGFKGYLHVDGYQGYNDIPKVKLVGCWAHSRRKFDEALTALPAEAKNKETPCAAEEGLRFCNQLFAIERALKDHSPEERYKERLERSQPVLDAFSTWLQTQSPRVAPKSALGQAIKYCRNQWTRLTMFLQDGRLEIDNNRAERAIKPFVIGRKNWLFSQSMKGAKASAIAYSIVETAKENQLNPLVYLTHVFEQLPLIDLEDSKALDQLLPWSETLPTNCHVPNKTK encoded by the coding sequence ATTCCTTTTATTATGGAAAAATCAGTAGCAGTTATCTCATCTACAATTGAAGAACTCGCAGCGAAAAACATGGAGTTGGAAAAACAAAATGAAGCGCTACAGGCTAAACTCAACTGGTTAGAAGAACAATTTCGCCTCAGCCAACAACGAAAATTTGGCGCTTCTAGTGAAAAAACCAATCCAGATCAACTCGCACTCTCTCTTTTCAATGAAGCTGAAGTCACAGCGGATGAAAAGGTAGAGGAACCAACGCTTGAATCGATTACCTATCGTCGAAAAAAACGTACAGGCCAAATCGAGGCGATGCTTGAAAACCTGCCAACTGAAACGATTCACTATCGTTTATCAGAAGAGGAACAGGCTTGTTTGTGTTGCGGTGAACAAGTACACGAAATGAGTACAGAAGTACGACGTGAGTTAAAAGTCATTCCAGCTCAAGTGAAGGTCGTTGAACATGTACGCCATGTCTACAGCTGCCGAAATTGTGAACGCGAAGGCACTGAAACTCCAATTGTCACAGCGAAGATGCCAGCACCTATGTATCCAGGTAGTTTGGCTTCGCCTTCGGCGATGGCCTATATCATGAATCAAAAATACGTAGAGGGTATGCCTCTCTACCGACAAGAAAAACAATTGGAACGTCTAGGTGTCCCTTTATCACGTCAGACTTTAGCGAACTGGATGATGTACGGGGCAACTCATTGGCTAATCCATCTTTATGAACATATCCGTACCTATCTATTGATGCAGGATGTTATTCATGCGGATGAAACAACACTTCAAGTACTGGCCGAACCTGGACGCCCAGCGACATCCAAGTCCTATATGTGGTTATATCGGACGGGGCGTGATGCATCGGCTGCAGTGTTGTATGATTACCAACAAACAAGGGCAGCCAAACATCCGAAAGCCTTCCTTTCAGGCTTTAAGGGATATCTGCACGTCGATGGATACCAAGGGTATAATGATATACCGAAGGTGAAATTGGTGGGGTGTTGGGCACATTCGCGTCGAAAATTCGATGAGGCCTTAACTGCTTTGCCAGCGGAAGCCAAAAATAAGGAAACTCCTTGTGCTGCGGAGGAAGGGCTGCGTTTCTGTAACCAATTATTCGCGATTGAACGCGCGCTAAAGGATCACAGCCCTGAAGAACGCTATAAAGAGCGACTTGAACGCAGTCAGCCTGTGCTGGATGCCTTTTCAACTTGGCTACAAACACAAAGTCCGCGCGTCGCGCCTAAAAGTGCGTTAGGGCAGGCCATCAAGTATTGCCGAAATCAATGGACACGCCTTACAATGTTTCTACAGGATGGGCGTTTGGAAATCGATAATAACCGGGCCGAACGTGCTATCAAACCTTTCGTAATTGGACGCAAGAACTGGTTATTCTCTCAATCTATGAAAGGTGCAAAAGCAAGCGCAATTGCTTATAGCATTGTGGAAACTGCTAAAGAAAATCAGTTAAATCCATTGGTTTATTTAACCCACGTATTTGAACAGCTTCCTTTAATAGATTTGGAGGATTCAAAGGCGCTAGATCAACTACTTCCATGGTCGGAGACCTTGCCGACAAATTGCCACGTTCCCAATAAAACTAAATAA
- a CDS encoding CPBP family intramembrane glutamic endopeptidase produces MIKKYILWTYVMFFVFLLVIGLTMFFLKSQPVADILIVLSSWTSTFVFVTMFRKIYPQGNLWNFIKGQFKERIRVSTVLCVVIIQFLVLIGSLLMTNKVWDVPIYEQFTASWTSLLILFGYNLILGPLGEELGWRGFVLNELQKRFSPLKSAIIVGLVWGFWHTPLWLMSGYSGLQLVQYIICFLGGIVAVSIIITTFYNLNRNLIIPIMIHQLFNYFMVIQVGNVLNTLTVTTVLYLIVAVVLVLANYKKCLFR; encoded by the coding sequence ATGATAAAAAAGTATATTTTATGGACCTATGTCATGTTCTTTGTATTTCTTCTTGTCATAGGGCTGACAATGTTTTTTTTAAAGTCTCAGCCTGTAGCAGATATATTAATCGTGCTATCATCATGGACGTCTACATTTGTCTTCGTAACAATGTTCCGTAAAATCTATCCCCAAGGGAACCTATGGAATTTTATAAAAGGACAATTTAAGGAAAGAATCAGAGTATCGACTGTATTGTGTGTCGTCATTATTCAATTTTTGGTTTTGATTGGTAGTTTATTAATGACAAACAAAGTATGGGATGTGCCCATATATGAACAATTTACTGCTTCATGGACTTCACTTCTTATCTTATTTGGCTACAATTTAATCCTTGGACCACTCGGGGAAGAATTAGGGTGGAGGGGATTTGTATTAAATGAATTGCAAAAAAGATTCAGTCCATTAAAATCAGCCATTATCGTTGGATTGGTTTGGGGTTTCTGGCATACACCGTTATGGCTTATGTCAGGATACTCAGGATTACAATTGGTGCAATATATCATTTGTTTCTTGGGTGGCATTGTTGCTGTATCAATCATTATAACTACATTTTATAACCTGAATCGTAATCTCATTATTCCTATTATGATTCACCAACTTTTCAATTATTTTATGGTCATTCAAGTTGGAAACGTACTTAATACTCTTACAGTTACCACTGTATTATATTTAATAGTGGCTGTAGTTTTAGTTTTAGCTAATTATAAAAAGTGCTTATTCAGGTAA
- a CDS encoding YesK family protein, with protein sequence MDALMLEGWTPILLCGIVFAIGMFIMSRKVLRSSLFSTSTALSLICIGVIIYSAIGIGGWEGMGLGLFTITILVEIWIGTVIGAISRSLNF encoded by the coding sequence ATGGATGCTTTGATGTTAGAGGGATGGACTCCTATATTGCTTTGCGGAATTGTGTTTGCAATTGGGATGTTTATTATGTCACGTAAAGTTTTAAGAAGTTCTTTATTTTCCACCTCTACTGCATTAAGTCTGATTTGTATCGGGGTAATTATTTATAGCGCGATTGGAATTGGTGGTTGGGAAGGTATGGGACTAGGTTTATTTACGATTACTATTTTAGTAGAAATATGGATAGGTACTGTTATTGGAGCTATCTCAAGGAGTTTAAACTTTTAA
- a CDS encoding DUF2812 domain-containing protein, translating into MNKIVRKLRSSDYWRIGEHESWFQDMAAKGFHLKKMGLRFAHFVKGEPKKMRYRIDVAINKKNIPEQIEMYADSGWDYVTGYQYFQVYSSPVERNAPELHTDPAEQSFTLSALGKKLAFNAVMVVVALLLMIGMLSAIWFLDGTPTFVLIDGLAVQQTILSILFVYLAYISLQAAISIRALRKDLIEGKPINHHAPWKKHYRLNSIIAFLFTIVAGLSAIVPFGQLIKNDTKTLPETNLDLPIVRLADVEQNPALVRGESSYMRDNVDWGNRYTYKWSPLAPIQYESDENGVVPGKMWGDGSGEYSPSIHTRVYQLSVPALADNLIADLIKRHNYEYSDDDFVETKHADLNLLIVHEEDDFKEVFASKGKAVIYVRYYGYANINSVIENIVDKIKLFTE; encoded by the coding sequence TAAGATAGTTCGTAAACTTCGTTCAAGTGACTATTGGCGAATTGGTGAACATGAAAGCTGGTTTCAAGACATGGCGGCAAAGGGTTTCCATCTAAAAAAGATGGGGTTACGTTTTGCTCATTTTGTTAAGGGCGAACCGAAAAAAATGAGGTATAGAATAGATGTCGCAATAAATAAGAAGAATATACCAGAACAGATCGAGATGTATGCGGATAGTGGATGGGATTATGTGACAGGCTATCAATATTTTCAAGTGTATTCATCACCTGTTGAACGAAATGCACCAGAGCTACATACAGACCCTGCCGAGCAATCTTTTACATTAAGCGCACTGGGTAAAAAATTAGCCTTTAATGCTGTTATGGTTGTTGTCGCGTTACTTTTAATGATTGGCATGTTGTCTGCAATTTGGTTTCTTGATGGAACTCCTACCTTTGTTTTGATTGATGGGTTAGCTGTTCAACAAACGATTTTGTCAATTCTATTTGTATATCTGGCCTATATTTCACTGCAAGCAGCCATATCCATTCGTGCTTTACGAAAAGATTTGATCGAAGGAAAACCGATTAATCATCATGCCCCATGGAAGAAGCACTATCGATTAAATTCGATTATCGCCTTCCTATTTACAATCGTTGCTGGATTGAGTGCCATCGTTCCATTCGGACAGCTTATCAAAAATGATACAAAAACATTGCCAGAAACAAATCTTGACTTACCGATCGTCAGATTAGCAGATGTAGAGCAGAATCCTGCTTTGGTTCGAGGAGAATCTTCATATATGAGAGACAATGTTGATTGGGGCAACCGGTACACGTATAAATGGAGTCCTTTAGCACCAATCCAATATGAATCAGATGAAAATGGGGTTGTTCCCGGAAAAATGTGGGGAGACGGGAGTGGCGAATATTCTCCAAGTATTCATACAAGGGTTTATCAGTTAAGTGTACCAGCTTTAGCAGATAATCTAATTGCCGATTTAATAAAAAGACATAATTATGAATATAGTGATGATGATTTTGTTGAAACAAAGCATGCAGACCTCAATCTTTTAATAGTTCATGAGGAAGATGATTTTAAAGAAGTATTTGCTTCGAAAGGAAAAGCTGTCATATATGTTCGTTATTATGGTTATGCGAATATAAATTCAGTAATAGAAAACATAGTAGATAAGATTAAGTTGTTTACAGAGTAA